The sequence below is a genomic window from Sphingomonas jaspsi DSM 18422.
CCAGAGCTTTTCCGCACTCGGCCTCGTACCCGATACGGGCGGCAGCTGGCACCTCACCCGCCACTTGGGCCAGGCGCGGGCGATGGGCCTGGCGCTGACCGGCGAACCGCTGGACGCCGAAAAGGCTGCCGAATGGGGCCTGATCTGGAAATGTGTAGGCGGCGAATGGCTCGATGCCGAAGTCGACCAGCTGGCGACCAAGCTGGCGTCGCTGCCCCCGCTCGGCCTTGCCGCGATCAAGTCGATGGTCCGCACCAGCTGGGACCGCAGTCTCGATGAGGAGCTCGACCTGCAGCGCGACGAAATGCGCCGCCTCGGCTACACCGACGATTATCGCGAAGGCGTCGCCGCTTTCCTCGAAAAGCGGCCCGCGACCTTCAAGGGCCGCTAGGACAGCAGGAACAGCAATGCCACCCCGCTCATGACGGCGGTCGAGGCCCAGCCGAGCGCCTTTAAAATCGGCGATATGGTAAGTCTGCCCATCACCTTGGGGTTCGACGCCAGCAGCATCAGCAGCAGCATCAACGGCGGCGCGAGCAGGCCGTTGACCACTGCCGTCCAGTAGAGCGCCTTCATCGGATCGATTCCGATCAAGTTTAGCGCCACCCCGCCGATCGTCGCGACCATGATGACGGCGTAGAAACCCTTGGCCTCCCCCGGCTTCTTGTCCAGCCCCTCGCACCAGCCCATCGTTTCGCTGACCGCATAGGCAGCGCTGCCTGCCAGTACCGGGATCGCGAGCAGGCCAGTGCCGATGATGCCGCACGCGAACAGCGCGAACGCGAGGTCGCCCGCGACCGGCCGCAGCGCCTCCGCTGCCTGCGCCGCCGATTGAATGTCGGTCACGCCGCTCTGGTGAAGCGTTGCTGCCGTCGCCAGCACGATCGCCAACGCCACGCCGTGTGAAAAGGCCATGCCGACCAGCGTGTCGGTACGGATCTGCTTCAAGGAGCGCTGCGAGCGGGCGAGGCCGAGGCGACGCAGCGGGCTGGTGTGATGGGCGTGCTGTTCCTCCACCTCTTGCCCGGCCTGCCAAAAGAAAAGATAGGGACTGATGGTCGTTCCGAACACCGCGACCAGCGCCATCGCCTCTTCGCGGGTGAAGGAGAAGCTGGGAACGACGAGGTCGTGCAGCGCCAGCGGCCAATCGACCTTGGCGACCAGCAGCACACCGACATAGGCGAAAAGCGACAGCGTCGCCCATTTTAGGAGGTGCGCATAGCGGGCATAGCTGATCCAGATTTCCAGCCCCGCGCAAAGGAGGCCGAACGCCAAGGTGAAGGCGATCGCGGGGCCGGGCACCAGCATTGCCACAACCGCCCCCATGGCGCCAAGATCGGCGCCGAGATTGATGATGTTGGCGACCAGCAGCAGCAGCACCGCGCCCTGCAGGACCGCGCGCGGGTAATGGTCTTTCAGGTTGGCGGCGATGCCCTTGCCCGTGACCGCCCCCACCTCGCCGCAGATCAGCTGCGTCGCTGCCAGGAACGGATAGGCGAAGGGCATGGTCCAGCCGAGCTTGTAGCCGAACTCCGCGCCGACCTGGCTGTAGGTACCGATGCCGCTGGGGTCGTCGTCCGCCGCGCCGGTGACCAGCCCGGGGCCGAGGACTTCGAAGACCGATCGTTTTTCCTTCGCCTTGCGCTCGGTCATGGTCGCTCCTCGCCCGCCGACATGGCTGCCACCGCAAAAGGGCTTGGGCAAGTGGGCCCGCAGTCGTAAGCAGCGTGCCATGAAGACCCAGCAGCTGTTGAACTATGCCCGCGACCAATGGATCGCCGGCAGCGGAACCCTCGCCGACATTCATAGCGCGATCGACGGATCGCTCGTCACCCGCACCGGCAGCGGCGGGCTCGATTTCGGCGCGATGCTCGACCATGCGCGGACCGTCGGCGGCCCGGCGCTGCGCAAGATGACGTTCCATGAGCGGGCGCGGATGCTGAAGGGGCTCGGCCTCGCGATCATGGAACGCAAGGAAGAGCTTTACGCGCTCAACCCGCTAACCGGTGCGACGCGCAAGGACGGCTGGATCGATATCGAGGGCGGGGCGATGACGCTGCTCAGCTTCTCGTCCAAGGGGCGTCGCGAACTGCCCGACGCGCATGTGCTGCTCGACGGCGAACTCGAACAGCTCAGCAAGGGCGGCAGCTTCGTCGGCCAGCATATCTACACGCCGCTGCAGGGCGCGGCGGTGCATATCAACGCGTTCAATTTCCCGGTTTGGGGGATGCTGGAAAAGCTGGCACCGACGCTGCTCGCGGGTGTTCCGGCGATCGTGAAGCCCGCGACCTCGACCGCTTATCTGTGCGAAGCGGCATTCCGGGTGATGATCGACACCGGGCTGCTTCCCGACGGTGCGGTGCAGTTGATCGTCGGCGGAGTCGGCGACCTGTTCGATCATCTGACCGGGCAGGATGTGGTCAGCTTCACCGGCTCCGCCTCGACCGCCGCCAAGCTGCGCAACCACCCGACCCTATTGCGCGAAAGCGTCCGCTTCGTCGCCGAACAGGACAGCCTCAACGCCTCGCTGCTCGGCCCCGACGCCGCGCCGGGCACGCCCGAATTCGACCTTTTCGTGAAAGAGGTGGTCAATGAAATGACGGTCAAGGCGGGGCAGAAGTGCACCGCCATCCGCCGCGCCATGGCGCCCGCCCAGCATCTCGACGCGGTCGAGGCGGCGATCCGCGACAGGCTCGCGACCATGACCGTTGGCGACCCGCGCGAGGACGGCAGCCGCGTCGGTGCGCTGGTGTCATGCAGTCAGCGCGAAGATGTCCGCGGCCAGATCAAGAAACTCGTCGCCGCCGGTGCGCGCGTCGTGGCTGGGGAGCCCGACAAGGACATCGGCATCGAAGGCGGGGCCTTCATGACCCCCACCCTGCTGCGCGCCGACGATCCGTGGGGCGCCAGCGCGGTCCACGACGTCGAAGCATTCGGCCCGGTCAGCACCATCATGCCCTACAGGGACATGGCCGACGCCATCGCGCTCGCCAATCGCGGCATGGGCAGCCTCGCGTTGTCGCTGTTCACCTATTCAGCGGACGCGGCACGTGAGTTCATCCAGGGCGCCGCCGCCTTCCACGGCCGCATGCTCGTTCTCAACCGCGACAACGCGAAGGAATCGACCGGCCATGGCAGCCCCCTGCCCGTCCTTGTCCACGGCGGACCCGGCCGCGCCGGCGGCAGCGAGGAAATGGGCGGCATCCGCGGGGTGAAGCATTACATGCAGCGCACCGCGATCCAGTCGACGCCGACCATGATCGCCGCGATCAGCGAGCAATATATTCCTGGCGGGCCGAAATGCTTCCTCGACGCCCACCCCTTCCGCAAGCGGATGAGCGAGCTCAACATCGGCGACACGCTCAAGACCAAGAGCCGCACCGTCACTATCGAGGACATCGAGCATTTCGCCCATTTCACCGGCGACACTTTCTACGCCCATATGGACGAGGAAGCGGCCAAGGCATCGCCGATCTTCGAAGGGCGGGTCGCGCACGGCTACCTGATTCTGAGCTTTGCCGCCGGCCTGTTCGTCGATCCCGATCCCGGCCCCGTCCTGGCCAACACCGGGCTTGAGAATCTCCGCTTCCTGACCCCACTTTATCCGGGCGACAGCATGCGGGTCGAACTCACCGTCCGTTCGAAATCGCTCAAGAGCGAGGAAACCGGCGTCGTTCGCTGGGCGGTCGAGATCTTCAACCAGAAGGACGAACTGGTCGCGACCTACGACCTCCTGACCGAGAACGTGCCCTAGGAACCGGAACGCGACTCTAGCGCCATTCGTTGATGCACCGTTCCAATTCAAAAGGGAGAGCGGGCATGGCCCAGATTCGCGACTTGATGACCAGCAATATTGAAACGCTTGGCCCGGACGCCACGGCGCAGGAAGCGGCCACCGCGATGCGGCGCGCCGATACCGGCTCGATCCCGGTGGTCGAGGGAAATCGCGTGGTCGGCCTGATCACCGACCGCGATATCGCCATCAGGGCGGTTGCCGAAGGTCGCGGACCCGATTGTTCGATACGCGACCTGATGAGCGCCGACCCGGTCTGCGCCTATGAAAGCGACGACGTCGAGTCCATCGCGCAGCGGATGGCCGAAGCGCAGGTACGTCGCCTACCGGTGGTCGACCAGAATGAGCAATTGATCGGCATGATCAGCCTCGGCGACCTGAGCCGCGAAGGCAAGGAGCAGGCCGCGTCCGAAGCGCTGCAGGGCGTATCGGCCGACACCAACGCGCTGCTCGACGCCTGACCACATTCCACCTGCAAACAAAAAGGCCCGGGAAGCGATTCCCGGGCCTTGTTGCGTTCGGCACGCTGATGAGCGCGGCTTAGAGCCCGGCGATGGCCTGGTCGACCAGAGCCTTATCCGATTTGGCGTCGGACTGCTCCGCGATGAGCTTCGCAGCGGCAGCGGTCGCGGCGCGGGCGGTACGGGCGCGAAGTTCGTCGACGGCGGCGCGTTCTTCCGCCGCAATCTTGGCTTCCGCCATCGCCTGGCGGCGTTCGACCAGCGCCTTGGCGTCGACTTCGGCCTTGGCGACGATGGCTTCGGCGTCGGTCTTGGCGCGGGCGAGCATCGCCTGCGCTTCCTCGCCGGCGGCCTGCGCCTTGGCTTCATATTCGGCCTTCAGCGCTTCGGCATCCTTGCGCAGCGATTCGGCTTCCGCCAGCTGCTCGCGAATGGCGTCGATCTTCTTGTCGAGGCTCTTGCCGATCGCGCCCGGCACCTTCTTCCAGATGAGAAGAACGATAACCAAGGTCATCGCGAAGGCGACGACGAACGGCGCGGTCGCAAAGCCGGCGATCGACGGTTCGGCGTGATGCCCTTCAGCGGGCACTTCGACGTGCGTGGTGGGCTCAGCCATTGGCCAGTTCCTTGGTCACGGCAGCCTTGGCCGCCGCTTCGGTGACGTTGAGGCCCGACACGCGGGCGACCAGCGCCTGCGCAGCATCGGCAGCAACGCCTTCGATTTCGGCCAGCGCGGCGGCGCGGGCTTCGGCGATCTTGGCGGTCGCCTTGTCGATCTTGGTGGCGATCGCCTTGTCGGCCTTGGCCACCGACTTTTCGGTCGCCTTGGCGGCTTCGGCCTTGGCGTCGGCAGCGGCCTTGGCCGCTTCGGCGCGCGCCTTGTCCATCGCCGCGCGATAATCTTCCTCCAGCGCGTCGGCATGCTGCCGGGCGCTTTCGGCGACCTTGAGGTCGGCTGCGATCTTGGCATCGCGCTCGTCGACCGTCTTCTGGATCTTGGGCAGCATGCCCATCCCGATGACGGTGAAAATCAAGCCGAAGAAGATCGCCAGCCAGAATAGCTGCGATGCGTAGACTTCACCCAGTTGGGCAATCTGCGGCATGGCCGACCCCTAAAGTCCTGTCAGTTCGTGATCTGCGAATTCGAAGCGGTTAGGCGACGAACAGCAGGATCATGGCAACGACGAACGCCAGCAGGCCGAGAAGTTCGGCGGCGGCGAAGCCGATGAAGAGGCGGCCCTGCTGGCCGTCAGCGGCCGCCGGGTTGCGCAGCGCGCTTTCGAGGAACGAGCCGAAAACGTTGCCGACGCCGATGGCGGCCATGCCGACACCGATGGCAGCCAGACCGGCACCGAGAAGCTTCGCAGCAGTTGCGTCCATGTTCAAAACTCCCTTGGGTAACTGTTAAAACGCTTAGTGAAGGTTGATCGCGTCGTTGAGGTACAGCGACGTGAGCAAGGCGAAAACATAGGCCTGGATGGCACTCACCAGGATTTCGAGCAGGGTGATGCCGATCATCAGCGCGAAGCTGAGGAACGACACGACCGGACCCAGCACCGACGCCGAATTGGCGCCGTTGATGACGAAACCGGCAAGCACTTCCATCAGGATGTGACCGGCGGTGATGGCGACGAACAGTCGCAGGCCGAGGCTGAACGGGCGCATCAGGAAACTGATGAGCTCGATCGGCGCGATCGCGGCGGCCATCGGGCCTTTCACGCCGTGCGGCACGAACAGGCTGAAGAAGTGGAAGCCATGCTTGGCGAAGCCGACGATCAGCACGATCGCGAAGGTCGCGAGCGCAAGGACGCCGGTGATGGTGAGGTGGCTGGTGACCGCAAACGGGTGCGCCCCGACCAGCGCCACCGGCAGCATGCCGAGCAGGTTGGCGAACAGGATGAACATGAACAGCGAGAAGACCCACGGCGTGAACTTGCGTCCGGCCGGGCCGATGTTGGTGTCCATCAAATTGGTGATGAAGCCGGTGAAGCCTTCGACGGCCATCTGCCAGCGGCCCGGAACCAGGTCGCGCTTCATGCCGCCGAGCATGAACAGCCAGATGGCAAGGAAGGTCAGCGCCATCCACAGCGCCGAGTTGGTGAAGGCGATATTGTGACCGGCAACGGTCCAGTCCTGACCGAACAGCGGTTCGATCTTGAACTGGTGCATCGGATCGATTTTGCCCGATTCTGCGGCCACTATCTTGTCCCTCTAGTCCAAACGCCCGGACGGCCTCAGGGCCGCCGGTTCACCAGCTTGAAGATGCTCCAGAAGGCGCCGACGACCCCAAGGACCATCATCACCACCAGAAGCACATGCCCCGTTCCCAGCCAGCGGTCGAACAGCCAGCCGAACAAAGCACCGCCCAGAAGGCCGCCGAGCAAGGTCGAAAGCACGCGGTTGCCGAGCTGTTCGCTCGCATCCGCCTTTGGTGCTTCGCCCTTTCGTTCCGCTTCCTTCGCCTGCACTCTCGCGAGCCGCTCTTCGAGCGAATCGAGCCGTGCATCCTGCGGAGACTGCGGAACCTGCCCGGTCTCGTCTTCAGCCATGGTCCGTCTCCTCATGCTAAGCGCCAACCCGTTGAAAAGCTGGGCGCGAAGGGTGTGGAACATGGCGGCCGACAAGCCCGCCAAGGCGCCGCCCCTTTATGAAGGGGGCGGTTCCAAGTCAACCGCTGTCGCGCCCTGAAACGGGCTTATTGGGTGCAATAGGCCGGGACCGGTGCCGCCTGCCCTGCGTCGCGGCGGCGCCAGCCGCCCGACTGGGTGAAATAAAGCTCGCCAATCGCAACACGCGAGAGCGTCGTGCAAGCGGCCGTAAGTCCCACTTCCTGTGGCGACACGCCCTTGCGTGCTGCGAGCGACGAATAGAGCGAACGACGCTTGATGTTGATGGCCGCGACTTGCCGACGGACGCTATCGCCGGGGTCGCCGACGATCCCCAGATAGCCGTCGAACCGCTCGCCGACCGTGCCACCGCTGCGCGCCGCCGCCACCGGGTCCTGCGCATGGCCCGATACCGCGGTCGCTGCCGCCGTCGCGGCCAACGCCACCCAGATGATTCGCGTCACTGTTTGGGCGCCTGTTGCGGGAATGCGTCGGGATTCTGGTTGATCAGGTCCTCGACGTCCTTCTGCAGTCGGACGACCACTTCCTGGCGGATGGTGACGTTGAGGTTGATTTCGATCGGCTTGTCCGGCGTGTCGACGCTGATGCAGCCGGCCAGCGGCACGGCAAGGCTCGCGGCGCCGGCGAAGGCGATCAATCGTTGGCGGGTCATCGGCTTCTCCCTCATGGGTTGGGTTTCGGCTTGGTGGATACATCGACCTTCTGGTCGACCGGGGTCTGGGTCTGCTGCTGGCTTTCTTCGCGGCGGCGGGTTTCGACGACGATGCCGGGCACCTCGTCGAGCGGGCGCGGCAGCGCCGGGCTGATGACGTCGGTCGCGTCGTTGAAGCTCTTGGCGGTCGCGATCAGGGCACGGAAGGGCCCCTTGATGCTGACGTTGAACTTGAACGGGATCTTGTTGACCGACTTCAGGAAGCGCTGCGTGCTGGTGTTGCCCAGCCCGACCTGGTCAATTGTCAGCCGCGTCGCGAACTCGCCGTCGAGATAGCCGTCGAGGCGGATGATCATCGACTTGAAGCGAAGGTCGCGCAATGCGTCGAACGCCAGCCCTCCGAACATGCCCAGGTTCGCGCGATTGACGACGCCGTTGTAAGACAGCGTGCCCCCGTCCTCGCGGCTGTCGAGGCGCCCGCCGACGATCCGACCGCCTTCGTCATCGAAGATCATCGGCAGCACGCCGTCGAAGATGCCGGTCGCCTGGATTTCCTTGAAGCCCATCGAATCGACGAACTGCTTGGCGTCGAGCCCGACCACTTCGAAGGTCAGTCGCTTGGGCGCGTCGCGGCCGAAGTTGAGGATGGTTTCCTGCAAAATCAGGCGCCCGCCCATGAACGGCCATTCGCCGCGTTCGATCTTGACGAGGTTCTCCGGCAGCAGCTGGTAACGCACGACGCCGTCTTCGACGAGGATACCCGGGTTGACCGATTCCAGTGTCAGCGTCTGGCCCGGATCGGTGGTTAGACCGAGCAGGTCGCTGAAATGGATGGTGCCCTTCATCCCGGTCACCGGACCGAATGGCGCCGCGAAATTGAGGTTGCCGGTCGTGAAGTCGCCGGTCGACACGACCTTTCCGTCTCCGTTCCACGCAATGTGTCCCTGTCCGCTGACAGTGCCCACGACCAGCGCGACCACACCTTCGGTCAGGCGGGTCAATTCTTCCGGCTGCAGGCCCTTTCCGAAATTGATGCCGGGCACGTCGAGGCGGGCGCTGCCGTCGCCGCTGCGCAGATTGTGGTCGATTACCACGTTGCTGACCAATGCACCGCTGTACGGATGCTTAAGGCCGCCGGTAGCGTGAATCTTGGAATTTGCCAGCGAGAAGCGGACATTGTCGCTACGCAGCGGATAGAATTTTGGCGGATCCGCAGCGTCCGACAGGGTGAGCCCGCCGTCGATGTCGAGGTCGCCATTGTGCACCCGCCAGTTCCCGGACGCGTCGCTGACCTTCAACGGTACCTTGCCGATCAGCGCGTCGGCGCCGCTGAACCGGCCGTTGGTGCCGGACCCGGCGAAGCGGCCGCTGACGCTGGCCGCGTTGATCAGCACGGGCGCGTCGGGCTTGCCCATCCGCACCTTGGCCCGATCGATCAGGAAGCCGCTGCCGATCGCGAAGCGCGCCCTGGTCGCATCAAGTGCGAACGGCGAATTGCCGAGGCGACCGCGCAAGGCCACCGGCCCGCGGGAGGCGAGCGAGACTGCCAACTGGCCGCCTGCGCCCTTGCGGACGATCGCTCCGTCGGTCGCGCAAAGCGGCACCCGGCTGGGCCCAAGACGCAGCGATCCGGCCTGCAAACTTGTGAAGCGCGCGTCGATGCAGCCTTCACCGAAGCGCAGCGCACCGCCCCGCCCGAAACGCCCCTGAATCGGTAGCCGCAGCCCGGTGATCCGCCCACCGTCAAACGGCCCGTCCACGACCGCAACGGTGCTGACGTCGGTCCAGCCGTCGCGGCGACCCGCGAAGCGCACGGGAGCCAAGGCCAGACGTGCGCTGCCGGCCGAATAGGGCGCGATGTCGGCGGTACCATTCAACGGCGCGCCGCTACGCGATTGGGACAGGCGCACACCGGCGGTCGGAAGACCGCCGCCCCGCGTTTCGACCATGCCGTCAATGCGCAAGCGACTGTCGGGCCAATAATAGGTGATTCCGTCGCCGCCACTGACGCGGATGGACGCGCCGCTCGTGGTCGTGGCGTCGGCACGCTCGATGCGGACACCGCCGCCGCCGCGCCCGTTGACGAGGCGCAGGCTGCCGCTGGCATCGACGCTGCGTGCGGCGCGATCGACGCCGACGGCTATGGCGCGCAAGATCGGCGTCAACGGCGTCCCGCCGATCGAACGGAGCGGGTCGGTAATCGTCGCGACCAGGCCCGAGCGGATCGCGACGCGCTCGACGCGATAATCGCTGACCAGTGCCAGCCTGCCCTTTGTCGCATCGAGGCGGTAGCGGCCGTCGAGCCGGGTACGCTGGGACAGGACGTCGCCCAGTCGCGCCTGCTGCGCTGCCAAGTCGACACCACCTGCTAGATCGGGCGGCCGGCCGGCAAAGGTCAGGTTGGAGATGACGCCGGACAGACCATTGTCGCCGGCAGTCGCCGCGGCCAGCGACATGCGGGCCTTGCCCTTCACCTGGTCGAACGCCTCGGCGAAGTTGGCATCGAGTTCGACCCGCGGCTGGACGAACGCAAGGCGGCTGGACGGGCAAGCGAAGCGCTGTGCGGCGACAGGCCCTTTAACGTCGGGCCGCCGGGCCGTAACGCCGATCGCGACATAGGCACGCACGACGTCGATCGAACATGCGCCCATTCGCAGAGCGGGCGCCGACGCGGCCAGCCGTCCCTTGAACCCGCCTGAAAGATTTCCCCGCCCTTCCAGCGCGAAGCCGACGGGGCCGTAGGGGCTGCGCAGTGCGATGGTCGAGTCCTTGAGATCGACCGACAGGTTGGGCAGCGTGAACGGCTTGCCGCTGGGCGGCGGGAGCAGCTTGTCGATGTCGCCGAACGTGACCTTGCGCCCGACCACCGCAGCATTCAGGCGCACACCGCGCGCCGCGACCCGATAGACCTGCACGCTGCCGTCGACCTTGATCCGGATCTGCACCACCGCTTTGCGGACGGTAAGGTCGGGATGGGCCGGATCGCCGATGACGAGGTTGCTGATTTCCTGCGTCCTGAGGCCGACCCGGTCGAGCGTGTAGGTGGCGCGAACGCCCCGCTTGGCCATTTCGTCAGCCAGAATGCGATTGGCGATGGGCTTGCGCGACAGCCAGGCCACGGTGGCAGCCGCAAGGATGACGGCGAGCAAAGCGACGAAGACCCAGCCGACGACGCGGGCGGTGCGCGACGCGCGCGTCCGCGCGGCTTCCGGCGGAGATGCCGATAATCGTCCGCCATCCTCGTTGCGCCACGCCACCATCGGCTGATTAACCCGTCGCGTTGAAAGCCGTTCCACCAACGACATGAACAGCCGTTGCATGATGCCGTCGCCTTGCCTAGCCTCGACGACGCTCGGTCAACGCCTCGTCAAGGGGAGGAGTGGCATTTGGCCGACCAATCGACCGGCGCATCCGGTCACCGCGCGCGTTTGCGCCAGCGCCTGTTCGACGGCGGCGGAACGGCGCTGCTCGATCACGAACTGGTCGAATATCTGCTGGCGCTGGCCATCCCGCGGCGCGACACCAAGGAACAGGCAAGGCAGCTAATCGCCCGGTTCGGCGGCATCGGCCCGCTTCTGGGCGCGGACGCGGAGGTCCTCAGGCGCGAAGGCCTGACCGACGGCGTGATCGGCGCCTTGAAGATCGCCGAAGCGACCGCGCTGCGCCTGCTGGAGACCCGCGTCGAAGGGCGCCCGATACTGTCCAGCTGGGATGCGCTGGGCGACTATCTGCAGGCGGCGATGGGTCATTCGGCGGTCGAGGAAGTGCGCATCCTGTTCCTCAATGCCCGCAACATGCTCATCGCCAACGAGGCAATGTGGCGGGGCAGCGTCGACGAGGCTTCGGTCCATGTCCGCGAAGTCATCGCCCGCGCGATCGCCCTTGGCGCGACCGCGATCATCATCGTCCACAATCACCCCAGCGGCGACCCGTCACCGAGCCAACAGGACATCCGCCTGACCCGCGACCTGATTGACGCGGGCCGCCATATGAAGATCATGGTCCACGACCATGTCATCGTCGGCAGCCAGGGCCGGTCGAGCATGAAGGCGATGGGACTGATCTAAGGGGGGGTAGAGTGGACGTCGCATTACATGCGGTTGGGCAGGCGATGAGCTGGGCCGTGGGTGCGGCGACCGTTTGGGCGCTGTTGTTTTGGTTGGCCAAGTCCAATGCGGGCATGTGGAGCCAAGTGGCGGCGCGCTATTCCGGCGTGTCGCGGGAAGCCCGCGTTGGCCGTAAAGTCCCGGAGACGATTGTCATTGCCGAGCGCGGCCCGGCCGACCGGACCTGGGTCGCGAGACTGCGCTACCGCCAATATGCCACAACTATCCTGTCGGTGCATGATGACGGTATCGCCCTCACCCAAATCCCGCCGTTCGGCGCCTTCTGCAGGCCGCTGTTCCTGCCGTTCGTCGAGATGGAGCTGGCACCCACCGACTGGATGCTGTGGCGCGAGCCAATGGCGATCCGGATGCATGAATTGCCGACGACCGACATCATCTTGGGCCGTGATACGATCCGCTGGATTCGCAGCCAGACGGACGTGTTCCCTTTTGGCTTGGACTAGGCCTGTCAGGCCCGCTGAGCGCGACCCGTACGTGCCGGAAGCAGCTTGAGCTTTCGGGCTGCATAGACCGGCACGATCACCGACAGGGCGATGCCGCCGAGCGAACAGGCCGCCAGGTAGATCGCCATGGCCGTACCGCCCGAGGTGTAGACGCCGTAGAGCACCGGCGCGGCAAGGACGAAGCCGCGAACCTCGTTCGCCACGATCGCGAAAATGCCTGCTTTCACGAGCCAGGTGCCAAGCATCGAGAGAAATTCGGTCATGGCGACTCGTTTAGCCGAAATGGGTTAGCGAACCGT
It includes:
- a CDS encoding intermembrane phospholipid transport protein YdbH family protein; the protein is MQRLFMSLVERLSTRRVNQPMVAWRNEDGGRLSASPPEAARTRASRTARVVGWVFVALLAVILAAATVAWLSRKPIANRILADEMAKRGVRATYTLDRVGLRTQEISNLVIGDPAHPDLTVRKAVVQIRIKVDGSVQVYRVAARGVRLNAAVVGRKVTFGDIDKLLPPPSGKPFTLPNLSVDLKDSTIALRSPYGPVGFALEGRGNLSGGFKGRLAASAPALRMGACSIDVVRAYVAIGVTARRPDVKGPVAAQRFACPSSRLAFVQPRVELDANFAEAFDQVKGKARMSLAAATAGDNGLSGVISNLTFAGRPPDLAGGVDLAAQQARLGDVLSQRTRLDGRYRLDATKGRLALVSDYRVERVAIRSGLVATITDPLRSIGGTPLTPILRAIAVGVDRAARSVDASGSLRLVNGRGGGGVRIERADATTTSGASIRVSGGDGITYYWPDSRLRIDGMVETRGGGLPTAGVRLSQSRSGAPLNGTADIAPYSAGSARLALAPVRFAGRRDGWTDVSTVAVVDGPFDGGRITGLRLPIQGRFGRGGALRFGEGCIDARFTSLQAGSLRLGPSRVPLCATDGAIVRKGAGGQLAVSLASRGPVALRGRLGNSPFALDATRARFAIGSGFLIDRAKVRMGKPDAPVLINAASVSGRFAGSGTNGRFSGADALIGKVPLKVSDASGNWRVHNGDLDIDGGLTLSDAADPPKFYPLRSDNVRFSLANSKIHATGGLKHPYSGALVSNVVIDHNLRSGDGSARLDVPGINFGKGLQPEELTRLTEGVVALVVGTVSGQGHIAWNGDGKVVSTGDFTTGNLNFAAPFGPVTGMKGTIHFSDLLGLTTDPGQTLTLESVNPGILVEDGVVRYQLLPENLVKIERGEWPFMGGRLILQETILNFGRDAPKRLTFEVVGLDAKQFVDSMGFKEIQATGIFDGVLPMIFDDEGGRIVGGRLDSREDGGTLSYNGVVNRANLGMFGGLAFDALRDLRFKSMIIRLDGYLDGEFATRLTIDQVGLGNTSTQRFLKSVNKIPFKFNVSIKGPFRALIATAKSFNDATDVISPALPRPLDEVPGIVVETRRREESQQQTQTPVDQKVDVSTKPKPNP
- the radC gene encoding RadC family protein, whose protein sequence is MADQSTGASGHRARLRQRLFDGGGTALLDHELVEYLLALAIPRRDTKEQARQLIARFGGIGPLLGADAEVLRREGLTDGVIGALKIAEATALRLLETRVEGRPILSSWDALGDYLQAAMGHSAVEEVRILFLNARNMLIANEAMWRGSVDEASVHVREVIARAIALGATAIIIVHNHPSGDPSPSQQDIRLTRDLIDAGRHMKIMVHDHVIVGSQGRSSMKAMGLI